A stretch of Brassica napus cultivar Da-Ae chromosome C6, Da-Ae, whole genome shotgun sequence DNA encodes these proteins:
- the LOC125588841 gene encoding putative F-box/kelch-repeat protein At3g17540: MLLINHEVYSIGGDLHSCSVEPSIEFTSKLRSLKGSEDLGFSQLYHCDGLMLSSNEGNPCTGQRRNIKPRTCYQRNDRYALGYTTSSSSDCSHSYKILRYWYYRNKKKVWVSACEIYELSSDSWRVLDSFPLNYFVYFSGVSLKGNTYFLAGDNETDAFLRTKFDFTTERFVRLPLPFQSFERVDNNVLSVVRDEKLSVLHIDGRSNVMRSDQ; the protein is encoded by the coding sequence ATGTTACTGATCAATCACGAGGTTTATTCAATCGGTGGAGATCTCCACAGCTGCAGCGTCGAGCCATCTATTGAGTTCACCAGTAAACTTAGAAGTCTAAAGGGTTCAGAAGATTTGGGCTTCTCTCAGCTATATCACTGCGACGGTTTAATGTTATCCTCCAACGAGGGGAACCCATGCACTGGTCAAAGAAGGAACATCAAACCCAGAACTTGTTACCAAAGGAATGATAGATATGCCCTAGGATACACcacgtcttcttcttctgactGTAGTCATAGCTACAAAATCTTGAGGTATTGGTATTATCGAAACAAGAAGAAAGTGTGGGTTTCTGCGTGTGAGATCTATGAGCTTAGCTCTGATTCTTGGAGGGTTCTTGATTCATTCCCTCTTAACTACTTTGTATATTTCAGTGGTGTGTCTTTGAAAGGAAACACTTACTTCCTTGCTGGAGATAATGAAACTGATGCTTTCTTGAGGACGAAGTTTGATTTCACGACGGAGAGATTTGTGCGTCTCCCTCTTCCGTTTCAGAGTTTTGAACGTGTAGATAACAATGTACTTTCGGTTGTTAGGGATGAAAAACTCTCGGTGCTACACATTGATGGCAGATCAAACGTGATGAGGAGTGACCAATAA